A DNA window from Acropora palmata chromosome 12, jaAcrPala1.3, whole genome shotgun sequence contains the following coding sequences:
- the LOC141860318 gene encoding melatonin receptor type 1A-like, which yields MTFASVMSERTVLSIATESTIFILINITAILGNCFVLAAISRKPRLRKTANWYILTLAISDLFVAVTCMPLTIGPSIKGEWLYSHVICQIQGYVLHIWGFFSLIIIAATAVHRYFGVVRQVRLRQIFTKTLIILMVISCFTLSTAVAVGMRFALDVPFQFGPHFFCTPTLPDKKIERAVALSIYVAVIAIPSSTLLFCYFKVYRAVRRHLILIMPNLRPQHQLHSDMKLSTRVEEIKTTKLVFGIITGFCLLWIPLGMIGTLYVSDVFLPRWVHLMYDYLMFMTAATNPLIYGFVNTSFRAEYARIVRCKK from the coding sequence ATGACATTTGCGTCCGTCATGTCTGAGCGAACTGTCTTGTCGATCGCAACGGAATCAACAATATTCATCTTAATCAACATCACCGCGATTCTAGGAAATTGTTTTGTGCTAGCAGCTATTTCAAGGAAGCCAAGGCTTCGAAAAACCGCAAATTGGTACATATTAACGTTGGCAATATCTGATTTGTTCGTGGCGGTCACGTGTATGCCACTGACCATAGGCCCTTCGATAAAAGGAGAATGGCTCTACAGCCACGTCATTTGTCAAATTCAAGGTTACGTGTTACATATATGGGGTTTTTTCTCGCTGATAATAATTGCGGCTACAGCAGTGCATCGCTATTTCGGAGTGGTCAGGCAGGTTCGTTTACGACAAATTTTTACCAAGACATTAATCATCTTGATGGTTATCTCATGCTTTACTTTGTCAACTGCTGTTGCAGTTGGAATGCGTTTTGCATTAGATGTGCCGTTTCAGTTTGGACCTCACTTTTTCTGCACTCCAACCCTTCccgacaaaaaaattgaaagagcgGTTGCGTTGTCAATTTATGTGGCTGTTATAGCAATTCCATCTTCAACATTGCTCTTTTGCTATTTCAAAGTTTATCGCGCCGTCCGCAGACACCTGATTCTTATCATGCCAAATCTAAGACCACAACACCAACTGCATTCGGACATGAAACTCTCAACTCGAGTGGAAGAGATAAAGACAACTAAACTAGTCTTTGGGATTATCACGGGCTTCTGCCTTCTATGGATTCCTTTGGGCATGATTGGGACGCTTTACGTGTCTGACGTTTTCCTGCCTCGATGGGTACATTTGATGTACGATTACTTGATGTTTATGACGGCTGCCACTAATCCACTCATTTACGGGTTCGTGAACACGTCCTTTCGTGCCGAGTACGCTCGGATAGTTAGGTGCAAAAAATGA
- the LOC141860746 gene encoding melatonin receptor type 1A-like, protein MSAQMTFPSAMSERTVLSIATESTIFILINITAILGNCFVLAAISRNPSLRKIANWYILTLAMADLFVAVTCMPLTVGASLKGEWVYSDVICQIQGLVLHIWAVFSLKIVAATAVQRYYRVIRPVRFREIFTKTFTVLMVIACFVLSTAAVVALVLALEAPFKFTPHFFCTPHFPDQKAKKAAALSVFVGFIAIPCSILLFCYFKVYRAVRRHLVLVMPNLRPRQQLHSDMKLSTRVEEMKTTKIVLAIITVFCVLWIPMCIIGAFYVYKVFLPRWVHLMYGYLKLMTATTNPLIYGFMNKSFRTEYARIVRCNKRGNGTAHLS, encoded by the coding sequence ATGTCAGCGCAAATGACATTTCCGTCCGCCATGTCTGAACGAACTGTCTTGTCGATCGCAACGGAATCAACAATATTCATCTTAATCAACATCACCGCTATTCTAGGAAATTGCTTTGTGCTAGCAGCTATTTCAAGGAATCCAAGCCTTCGAAAAATCGCAAACTGGTACATATTAACATTGGCAATGGCTGATTTGTTCGTGGCGGTCACGTGTATGCCACTGACCGTGGGCGCTTCTttaaaaggagaatgggtctaCAGCGACGTCATTTGTCAAATTCAAGGTCTCGTGTTACATATATGGGCAGTTTTCTCGTTGAAAATCGTTGCCGCTACAGCAGTACAACGCTATTATAGAGTGATCAGGCCGGTTCGTTTTAGAGAAATTTTTACCAAgacatttaccgttttgatggTTATcgcttgctttgttttgtcaactGCTGCTGTGGTGGCATTGGTTCTTGCATTAGAAGCGCCATTTAAGTTTACACCTCATTTTTTCTGCACTCCACATTTTCCCGaccaaaaagccaagaaagcAGCGGCGTTGTCAGTGTTTGTGGGTTTTATAGCTATTCCGTGTTCAATATTGCTCTTTTGCTATTTCAAAGTTTATCGCGCCGTCCGCAGACACCTGGTTCTTGTCATGCCAAATCTAAGACCACGACAGCAACTGCATTCGGACATGAAACTCTCAACTCGAGTGGAAGAGATGAAGACGACTAAAATAGTCTTGGCGATTATCACGGTCTTCTGCGTTCTATGGATTCCTATGTGCATAATTGGGGCGTTTTACGTCTATAAAGTTTTCCTGCCTCGATGGGTACATTTGATGTACGGTTACTTAAAGCTTATGACGGCCACTACGAATCCACTGATTTACGGGTTCATGAACAAGTCTTTTCGCACGGAGTACGCTCGGATAGTGAGGTGCAATAAACGAGGTAATGGGACAGCTCATCTCAGTTAA